Proteins encoded by one window of Vigna radiata var. radiata cultivar VC1973A chromosome 5, Vradiata_ver6, whole genome shotgun sequence:
- the LOC106761503 gene encoding mediator of RNA polymerase II transcription subunit 22b, which produces MNKGGAAGLGGGAGAGSGPTAAAASAAAQKQKTLLQRVEGDIANIVDNFSHLVNVARVNDPPVRNSQEAFMMEMRSARMVQAADSLLKLVSELKQTAIFSGFASLNDHVEQRRIEFNQLAEKTDHTLSKVGEEAAANLKELESHYSSSAQKIMQNLQP; this is translated from the exons ATGAACAAAGGTGGAGCGGCGGGGTTAGGAGGTGGCGCCGGTGCCGGAAGTGGACCCACTGCGGCAGCAGCTTCAGCCGCAGCGCAGAAGCAAAAGACGCTGTTGCAAAGGGTCGAAGGTGATATTGCCAATATTGTTGATAACTTTAGCCACCTCGTCAATGTTGCAAGG GTAAATGACCCACCAGTTAGAAACTCACAGGAAGCTTTTATGATGGAGATGCGTTCTGCTAGGATG GTTCAGGCAGCTGATTCTCTGTTGAAGTTGGTTTCAGAGCTGAAGCAGACTGCAATATTTTCAGGATTTGCCTCTCTTAATGATCATGTAGAACAAAGAAGAATTGAATTTAATCAACTGGCCGAAAAAACAGATCATACTTTATCCAAAGTTGGGGAGGAAGCTGCTGCTAACCTAAAAGAACTTGAATCTCATTATAGTTCTTCAGCACAGAAGATAATGCAAAACCTCCAACCATAG